Genomic segment of Populus nigra chromosome 6, ddPopNigr1.1, whole genome shotgun sequence:
TTCCCACAGGCCTGCTTAATGGATCCATCTTTTTGGGATCTAAGTGACGATTAAAAGTTACATTTTCAGTAATCTTGGTAAATCTGGTTTCCCTTGGTGAACCAGAACCTGAATTTGCACTGTATTTTCCTATTAGATCCGTTTTCTTGGGTTCTTGGTAAAGAGGATTGTTACAGATTATATTGGCATCAATACTCTTGCTAAACCCCTCCATCTTCTTTGTTTCACTTTCTACTACTTTTCGTGGCATGCAACTCATCTGCAAAAGTACACAGAATGATGTATTAATCACAAAAGAACGCAACAAGTTGCACAAATTTGCAAAATCCGTCACATTTTAAATCACAGCCCGCAAGGACAACAATTATGAGCTTAAACATACCTCGTATGAGTCAGGCCCTTTGTCAGGCTTAGAAGACATTGATGGCGCAACACGAGACCACCCCTTAACAGGAATTCCTGAttgccaaaaaagaaagaaatgcaaATCCATTAGTTTCACAATGAAATAGACCGATGCCTTAAAACCGATTTCTCAAATATACatcagcaacagcagcagcaacaacaaaaaaaaaaaaaaaaaaaaccctgctcCTATTCCTGGAACAATGGTAGAAGGTTACCATCTGAAACAGTAGTTTTTTTGCGAGCTGCTAAAGAATTGTACATTGTTAAATGTtaactttcaattttgatcGGAAAGGTTGCATTGCATTGAATATCATAGCATATACGGAGCTCATAACCAACGATTAAGGTACCTATAATTTGTGTGTGGTGTGCACGTATTATGAGAAAACATATACAAATTCGATCATCGATTAAAATATGTGCATCTCAACGTGGGATTGACAACATTCTGTGACGTAGGATGACAAGTATCCACAATGTACAATAAAAAGGGAACAAAGGGATTGTAAACAGAACAAAAGATCAATGAAAATGCCATAACAAAAAGAAACTCAAATGAAGAAACACATTGAAGAGATTGCAGACCAACCAGCAGAATCTCAAAATTGCATTAACAAAAGAAACATGTTATTGGTTATGATTGCATCTGGCTTGAGATGGAAGGGAAAATGGTATTTCATTGCATAATCTGCAAAGAGAGAAACtgtctaaataaataaataaaatggtggtggtggttacaaagttaaaatgtaaaaacGAAAGCAAATGAGAATGAGTTGGATTTTATATGGACCACCACTCGTCGTCGTCATCATAGCAGGAGTGGATTTTGTTGTTAGtctttatttgaatattttagtATTGGTTTTTCAAGATTCGGAGAGTTTTGTGGAAACAAATTCccataaataaagcaaaaataaaataaaataaaataaaaggaacacCCAAGTACCATATTCTATTCTAGCTAGCTCTTCAAGCTTTGTAACTACTAAACTACGTGGGGAGAGGAAATAAAAAGAAGGGGAAACGGTCATAGCTATGAATAAGGGGTGGATATCCGTTTAATCCTCCTTATTGTTTTGTGAAAAATAGGGAAAATAGAGGTCCTTCTTCATTTCACATCCTCTCTGCCCACCACTACTCTCCAGCTCTGCATTCTCGTTGAGATTTGCTGTTATATCGTCATTGCCTCATTGGCAACGTATGCACAAGTAAACAAAAATGCAGCTTTgctaaaaaaaatgtcaacatTGTTTATTTCATAAGTTGAAGTGCGCTCTTTGCCAATATCGAGGGGGGAAAAGATTTTAGTACATTACAAATCgaaatatataatgaaattgCTTCCCTCTAAGAAATAATGTGTCGTGAATGCCAAGTTCACGTGTGGATTTGCAACAACAGAACATGGTTTATTATTCGTTAACCTAATCATAGCCTGCAGCACAAGCTGTAGCTCACATCACCCGGCAAGTTTTATGACCCCCACCACAGTTTACATCTACGTGTAGGATATTCACCGGTTGCAATCCATGAGGAGCATAGTGATTTGGTGGTGTTGCCCCGGAAGGACCATGGTTGCATGTTGGCATTGGACCAGTAGGATCACAGTTGGGTGGCAGTAGAGGCCTTTGAGCCTTCTCCTCACCCCATCTATTGCCGCCACAGCTGAACTCAAAAGCGTGGCAACAAGGAGGTACATTTTTCGTTGTGGGATCACATCCACCACTACCATTACCAAAGGGAGCAGGACCTCTGCTGCTGCTCGCACCACCGATATTACCATATTGGCCTTGACCAAATGTATTCAGAGGTGGTGGGTTGTGCCCATTCATAGCTCCATTACTCCCTTTAGGCTCGTGCAAATTGTTTGTATTGATGTCCGTGGCATGATCAATATGACTGATATCACCGTTGTCATTGAAGGTCATCTTTATGTTGTTGGTTTGGTTTAGCTCCAAAAGTTTCAACCTTTTATTCTCAGCGAATTTTTGCAGTTGAGCCAGCTGATCCAGATCGATTCCATTTTGTTGAGCATCAAAAAGTGCATCTTGAACTCTCTTACCTCTGTTATCAGCGTTGTTTTGGTTCATCAAGAGAGGTCTTGGTTCCCATAGAAGATGTGCTTTCTTCCCAATCTTTGCAAACTCTTCTATAAGTACATGAGGGTCTACTGTACTTGAGACTGTCACCTTCCCTTCATTCGCATCTATGTGGATGGAGTGCACACCTAGCaaatgaaaaaaggaaaaacgtAACAAATTCGGTGCATAGCAGTTCAATCTTTTGGTTTCTTCGTATACATGACTAGAAGAAGGCTGTGCAGCATAATAGACCAGTAAAAAAGAGACCTTGAGTTTTCTGCAATTGTTTCCTGATCTTCTTGTGGCAATTTCCACATGCAAAATTCATTTTCAGGACACATGTCTGCAGCCATATTTCAAACATGTATActtaacaacaaaaagaaaaggaaaaaaataaaaagttgcaaTCTGAGCACATTTCATTGGACATTCTTTGTAATACCTGAGGAGCAACTGAAGGGGCAAACGGCTCACGTTCCATAGGAAATTTGCTGTAGTCCTTAACAGACAAAAGTTGCGAGTTAGTTACTTGTCCCGTCGCCCCCAGAGAGTGCGTTTTATTCTTTGTTCAGAAGGCTGATAGAGATGCCTTGAAAAACCAGGGGGGACGCGGTGACATTTATTTGCATATAAAGATCTCTATGTAAATgtagaaataaatacaaaatcagTGTCATGCGAGTATTTATGGTGCAGCTATATGCGTTCATGATGCTGGATTGCTCAAATATTGTAGTGCAGACATGTAAGACGTTAACTAAGAATGATGAAAGCcttcaatgataattttttatgcctGGGAAGTTGGACAACGTTCAACTCTTTTATTAGTTTCTCGGGAATCAAATTCCAGCAAGATCAAGCCATTATCATGCAACCAATGTTCCGGATTTGTTAAGAAATCTACAACAGTCAAACGGAATAACGAAGTATAATTTCCAAAATCAATTGATGATACCagaattaatgaattttttaaggtGTGATAACAAACAAGATATTAGCTgatgatttcatttaataagTTGAAGGGCACCCAGGGCAAACTTCAGGAGAAAATAAGTGTGTAGTGAAAAGGCACCAtacaagttttcaaatcaaaagttgTAATTGAAATACAAAGGAAATATGCAATTCAATAATTGTCATTTATTTTCTCATACAAGCACAACGGAATCCAACATCAAATCTAAACCAGTACAGAGCCTTCCATCACAGTAACAGCTTTCCCCCGCAGCAACACTCTCTGGTTCTGCTCATCTACGTGGATGTCCAATATCCCAGTCCTAGGAGATGCCTGAAGAAGATAAACAAAGTAAGCAATGTATGATTTTCTAAGACTACTATCTTTGAGAGAGGAAGGGGAGGGACTACCTGATATGCCATAAAATCACACTTTCCAAGTTTCTTGCTCCAA
This window contains:
- the LOC133696558 gene encoding heavy metal-associated isoprenylated plant protein 37-like, which encodes MEREPFAPSVAPQTCVLKMNFACGNCHKKIRKQLQKTQGVHSIHIDANEGKVTVSSTVDPHVLIEEFAKIGKKAHLLWEPRPLLMNQNNADNRGKRVQDALFDAQQNGIDLDQLAQLQKFAENKRLKLLELNQTNNIKMTFNDNGDISHIDHATDINTNNLHEPKGSNGAMNGHNPPPLNTFGQGQYGNIGGASSSRGPAPFGNGSGGCDPTTKNVPPCCHAFEFSCGGNRWGEEKAQRPLLPPNCDPTGPMPTCNHGPSGATPPNHYAPHGLQPVNILHVDVNCGGGHKTCRVM